The following proteins are co-located in the Bacillota bacterium genome:
- a CDS encoding LuxR family transcriptional regulator — protein MDMQANVKLNVEAILQDLESYRPRRKGWTWRKRLPEDTQIGPFKYKQVSESLTNSQPLPAAKYFGNIDPQPECVITSEIASGRFEDDIRRMRMAAWHGADHIMVIRTAGQSHYDGLIEGTPEGVGGVPITRKQIRASRKALDIIEDEVGRPINLHSYVSGVAGPDIAVLFAEEGVNGAHQDPQYNVLYRNVNMLRSFVDAAVAKKLMASVDMLQIDGAHNANATAREAWKVMPELMVQHGINAAYSVKVGMKKENISLSTVPPTATPAPNMYLDLPYAVALRELFGEYKMRAQMNTKYMESCTREVTVTHALNLMISRLTSVDIQSTITPDEGRNVPWHYNSVAAVNTAKQALIGLDGLQDLVELKKDGVLRERVRELKERAILFLEEMLEVGGYFKAVEQGFFVDSGYYPQRNADGIVRHMDGGIGVDTITPRDEDYLAPVCHHYGRNNIRAGQKPCDLIDGCTLCNPDKIVYIDELDEEDNANQRMAAKAEHREQGLLRPEVEWYADGVVSMNLFFPTSLRVAEYTALALAEKMGIKDAEVINKQAMHPVEGTFLELKGKVDIDIDPSTLDIPPEVPLLSEDEIRADIKEKPMTIVGATVGEDEHSVGMREIIDIKHGGIEGFGVQCHYLGTSVSIEKVVDAAIETAADAILISTIITHADIHRINMRRLNDLCKEKGIRDKIILVAGGTQVTDDIAKEEGMDAGFGRGSNGHMVASFLVKKRRGE, from the coding sequence ATGGACATGCAAGCGAATGTGAAGCTAAACGTAGAAGCAATCCTGCAGGACCTGGAAAGCTATCGTCCGCGCCGCAAAGGCTGGACCTGGCGCAAGCGCCTGCCGGAAGACACCCAGATCGGACCGTTTAAATATAAGCAGGTCTCGGAATCACTGACCAACAGCCAGCCGCTACCGGCTGCCAAATATTTTGGCAATATCGACCCGCAACCGGAATGCGTTATCACTTCCGAAATCGCCTCCGGCCGCTTTGAAGACGATATCCGTCGGATGCGGATGGCGGCCTGGCATGGCGCCGACCATATCATGGTCATTCGCACTGCCGGCCAGAGTCATTATGATGGCCTGATTGAAGGTACACCCGAAGGGGTGGGCGGCGTGCCCATCACCCGCAAGCAAATCCGCGCCAGCCGCAAGGCTTTGGACATCATCGAAGATGAAGTCGGTCGCCCCATCAACTTGCACTCATATGTCAGTGGCGTTGCTGGCCCGGATATTGCTGTGCTTTTCGCCGAAGAAGGGGTAAACGGCGCCCATCAGGATCCCCAGTACAACGTGCTCTACCGCAACGTCAATATGCTGCGTTCATTTGTCGATGCTGCCGTTGCCAAGAAGTTGATGGCTTCGGTAGATATGCTGCAGATCGACGGCGCCCATAACGCCAACGCAACCGCCCGGGAAGCCTGGAAGGTTATGCCCGAGCTGATGGTTCAGCACGGCATCAATGCCGCCTACTCGGTCAAGGTTGGCATGAAGAAAGAAAATATCAGTTTATCCACGGTTCCCCCTACAGCCACACCGGCGCCCAACATGTATCTGGATCTGCCGTACGCCGTGGCTTTGCGGGAATTGTTCGGCGAATACAAGATGCGGGCCCAGATGAACACCAAGTACATGGAGTCCTGCACCCGGGAAGTCACCGTAACCCATGCTTTGAACCTGATGATCTCCCGGCTGACCAGCGTTGACATCCAGAGCACCATTACCCCCGATGAGGGCCGCAACGTGCCCTGGCATTATAACTCGGTTGCCGCTGTCAACACTGCCAAGCAGGCCCTGATTGGCCTCGACGGTCTTCAAGACTTGGTGGAGCTCAAAAAAGATGGCGTGCTCCGGGAGCGGGTGCGGGAGCTCAAAGAGCGGGCAATCCTCTTCCTGGAGGAAATGCTGGAAGTTGGCGGCTACTTCAAAGCCGTTGAGCAGGGTTTCTTCGTGGACTCCGGTTATTATCCCCAGCGCAATGCCGACGGCATCGTCCGCCATATGGACGGCGGCATTGGCGTTGATACAATCACTCCCCGGGATGAAGATTACCTGGCGCCGGTCTGTCACCACTATGGCCGCAACAACATCCGCGCCGGCCAGAAGCCCTGTGATCTCATCGACGGCTGCACCCTGTGCAACCCCGACAAGATTGTCTATATCGATGAACTTGATGAAGAGGATAATGCTAATCAGCGGATGGCGGCCAAGGCCGAGCATCGGGAGCAGGGCCTGCTGCGCCCCGAGGTGGAATGGTATGCCGACGGCGTGGTCAGCATGAATCTATTCTTCCCCACCAGTCTGCGGGTGGCAGAGTATACTGCCCTTGCCCTGGCGGAGAAGATGGGCATCAAGGACGCCGAGGTTATCAACAAGCAGGCGATGCACCCTGTGGAAGGCACCTTTCTGGAGCTGAAGGGCAAGGTCGATATCGACATCGATCCCTCCACCCTGGACATTCCGCCGGAAGTGCCGCTCTTGAGCGAAGATGAAATTCGCGCTGATATCAAGGAAAAACCGATGACCATTGTCGGCGCCACCGTCGGCGAGGATGAGCACTCGGTCGGTATGCGGGAGATTATCGACATCAAGCACGGCGGCATCGAAGGTTTCGGCGTGCAGTGCCACTATCTTGGCACTTCCGTTTCCATCGAGAAGGTAGTGGATGCGGCGATTGAAACAGCAGCCGACGCGATTCTCATTAGCACAATCATTACTCATGCCGACATTCACCGCATCAACATGCGCCGGCTCAACGACCTCTGTAAGGAAAAAGGAATCCGGGATAAAATCATCCTGGTGGCCGGCGGAACCCAGGTAACTGATGATATCGCCAAGGAAGAGGGCATGGACGCCGGTTTTGGCCGGGGCAGCAATGGACACATGGTCGCAAGCTTCCTGGTCAAAAAACGCCGCGGCGAGTAA
- a CDS encoding ornithine aminomutase has product MERKDDYQERRKHLADLSDEQLNQRFWELLDQVVTPMTELAKTHTSPAIERSVLLRMGFSSLEAKNIVEKCEQRGLLGKGAGHMVLKAAELSGKPYREAGLELAEGRLWDQVEEQVAGGN; this is encoded by the coding sequence ATGGAAAGAAAAGACGATTATCAAGAGCGACGCAAACATTTGGCCGACCTCAGCGACGAACAGCTTAATCAACGATTTTGGGAGCTTCTCGACCAGGTTGTTACTCCCATGACCGAACTGGCCAAAACCCATACATCTCCGGCAATTGAGCGCTCTGTCCTCTTGCGGATGGGTTTCAGCAGTCTCGAGGCCAAGAACATCGTGGAAAAATGTGAGCAGCGCGGCCTCTTGGGCAAAGGCGCCGGACATATGGTCCTGAAAGCCGCGGAGCTGAGCGGCAAACCCTACCGGGAGGCCGGCTTGGAACTGGCTGAAGGTCGCCTCTGGGACCAGGTGGAAGAACAAGTGGCGGGAGGTAATTAA
- a CDS encoding PLP-dependent lyase/thiolase: MTDNSYKAVMDRRNDIMKQAVGMDYSRYTMGKLAFDYEGMMKEAGYSLDEVVSIQRDAGVGNTPLLELKNITALVRKFAPAGKGARIFLKDEAANPSGSFKARRAALAVYHAAKHGYKGVVAATSGNYGAAVASQAAMKNLRSIIVQEAFDSRGVFQPEIAEKGRACEAYGAEVLQLSVGPELFYVFLRTLEDTGYFNASLYTPYAIAGVETLGWEIEQQLREQHGLKPDTVVVTHAGGGNLTGTARGLIKAGCVDVEIVAASVDLSGLHMASDQDFNRKSFTTGHTGFGVPFATWPDRADVPKNAARPLRYMDRYVTITQGEAFYVTELLAQLEGLERGPAGNTSLAAAIALAAEMDQDKVLVVQETEYTGAGKHVSAQLSFARANGIKISVGDPAENKPGETIVLPEHPRQIKAVETDLDDLRKSYIKNALKQFEAIDLCAEDIKFLAEDCRASIDWVQEQLRAQGGR, from the coding sequence ATGACTGACAACTCATACAAGGCAGTAATGGACCGCCGCAATGACATTATGAAGCAGGCCGTCGGTATGGACTACAGCCGCTATACCATGGGCAAACTGGCCTTCGACTATGAGGGCATGATGAAGGAAGCTGGTTACAGTCTCGACGAGGTAGTGTCAATTCAGCGCGATGCCGGTGTCGGAAACACGCCACTTCTAGAACTGAAGAACATTACAGCGCTGGTGCGCAAATTTGCGCCCGCCGGTAAAGGCGCCCGGATATTCCTCAAGGACGAAGCCGCAAATCCGTCTGGCAGCTTTAAGGCCCGGCGCGCTGCCCTGGCCGTCTATCATGCCGCCAAACATGGTTACAAAGGCGTAGTGGCCGCCACCAGTGGCAACTATGGCGCCGCTGTTGCTTCCCAGGCGGCGATGAAGAATCTGCGGTCGATTATCGTCCAGGAGGCCTTTGACAGCCGCGGCGTTTTCCAGCCCGAGATTGCCGAGAAAGGCCGGGCATGTGAAGCCTATGGCGCCGAAGTGCTGCAACTCTCGGTGGGGCCGGAGCTATTCTATGTTTTCCTACGCACCCTGGAGGATACCGGCTATTTCAACGCTTCTTTATATACTCCGTACGCGATTGCCGGGGTGGAGACCCTGGGCTGGGAGATTGAACAACAACTGCGGGAGCAACATGGCCTTAAGCCGGATACTGTGGTCGTCACCCATGCCGGTGGTGGCAACCTCACCGGTACCGCCCGCGGCCTGATCAAGGCCGGTTGTGTGGATGTCGAAATCGTCGCTGCCAGTGTTGACCTTTCGGGGCTGCATATGGCCAGCGACCAGGATTTCAACCGCAAATCCTTTACCACCGGCCATACCGGTTTTGGCGTTCCCTTCGCCACCTGGCCTGACCGGGCCGATGTGCCCAAGAACGCTGCCCGGCCGCTACGCTATATGGACCGCTATGTCACCATAACCCAGGGCGAGGCCTTTTACGTTACCGAACTCCTCGCCCAACTGGAAGGCCTGGAACGGGGCCCGGCGGGCAACACTTCATTGGCGGCAGCAATTGCCCTGGCGGCGGAAATGGATCAGGATAAGGTCCTTGTCGTCCAGGAGACTGAATACACTGGCGCCGGTAAACATGTCAGCGCACAGCTGAGCTTTGCCCGGGCCAACGGCATCAAGATCTCTGTCGGAGACCCGGCGGAAAACAAGCCGGGTGAGACGATTGTTCTTCCCGAACATCCCCGGCAAATTAAGGCAGTGGAAACTGATTTGGATGACCTGCGCAAGTCTTACATTAAGAACGCCCTCAAGCAATTTGAGGCAATCGACCTCTGCGCCGAGGACATTAAGTTCTTGGCCGAGGACTGTCGGGCTAGTATTGACTGGGTGCAGGAACAACTGAGAGCACAAGGAGGCAGGTAG
- a CDS encoding 2-amino-4-ketopentanoate thiolase, with protein MDTVAAGTWVQIRHQVLAAGERAPQVPADTADTPLVMLAKGFLVSQASPGSEAEIRTLSGRVLRGELVAVMPRYTHDFGEAVPELLEIGVKVRQLMGGGDND; from the coding sequence TTGGATACAGTAGCTGCAGGAACCTGGGTGCAAATACGTCACCAGGTCCTCGCTGCCGGCGAGCGGGCGCCCCAGGTGCCCGCCGATACCGCCGACACACCCTTGGTGATGCTGGCCAAAGGTTTTTTGGTTAGTCAAGCCAGTCCCGGGAGCGAGGCGGAAATCCGCACCCTCAGCGGTCGTGTACTGAGGGGCGAACTAGTTGCAGTCATGCCCCGCTATACCCATGACTTCGGCGAAGCTGTGCCGGAACTTCTTGAGATCGGCGTCAAGGTGCGCCAGCTGATGGGAGGCGGAGACAATGACTGA
- a CDS encoding NADP-binding protein produces MTVKVIHWGLGAMGGGMVKLLGSKTGAESVAAIDVDPNKQGKTLNELFGVASNAKVVNNAAEALKADADLVIVATGSFTEEVYPQLVQAIEAKKNVICIAEEMAYPQQQQPELAEKIDKLARENNVSVLGTGINPGFVLDLLIVAMTGVCYNVTEIKAARINDLSPFGPTVMRTQGVGISPEEFKAGVEAGTVVGHVGFPESMAMVAKALGWELDEIKQTKEPIISKTHRETPHVKVAPGMVAGCKHIAYGIKDGKTLITMEHPQQVRPEAEGVDTGDYIWIKGEPDVNLAIKPEIPGGIGTIAVAVNSIPNVINAPAGLVSMIDLPLPPAILGDIRQLIKR; encoded by the coding sequence ATGACAGTTAAAGTTATTCACTGGGGTCTTGGCGCCATGGGTGGCGGTATGGTTAAGCTGCTGGGCAGCAAAACCGGCGCCGAAAGTGTGGCCGCGATTGATGTCGATCCCAACAAGCAGGGTAAAACCCTGAACGAGCTGTTTGGTGTGGCGAGCAATGCCAAGGTTGTGAACAACGCTGCCGAAGCGCTCAAAGCCGACGCCGACCTGGTTATCGTCGCTACCGGCTCCTTCACAGAGGAAGTATATCCCCAACTGGTTCAGGCTATCGAAGCGAAAAAGAATGTCATTTGTATCGCCGAAGAAATGGCCTATCCTCAGCAACAGCAGCCAGAACTGGCTGAGAAAATTGACAAACTGGCCCGGGAAAACAATGTCTCAGTGCTGGGCACCGGTATCAACCCCGGTTTTGTCCTCGACCTGCTGATTGTGGCCATGACCGGCGTTTGCTATAACGTAACCGAAATCAAGGCTGCGCGGATCAACGACCTTTCACCCTTTGGCCCCACCGTTATGCGGACCCAGGGCGTCGGCATCAGCCCCGAAGAATTCAAGGCCGGTGTCGAAGCAGGCACCGTGGTTGGCCACGTCGGCTTCCCCGAGTCCATGGCAATGGTCGCCAAGGCACTGGGTTGGGAATTAGATGAAATCAAGCAAACTAAAGAGCCGATTATCTCCAAAACTCACCGGGAGACCCCGCATGTGAAAGTGGCTCCGGGTATGGTTGCCGGCTGCAAACATATTGCCTATGGCATCAAAGATGGCAAGACGCTTATCACCATGGAGCATCCCCAGCAGGTGCGTCCCGAGGCCGAAGGCGTTGACACCGGCGATTACATCTGGATCAAGGGTGAGCCCGATGTCAACCTGGCCATCAAGCCGGAAATCCCTGGCGGCATTGGTACAATCGCCGTCGCCGTGAACTCAATTCCCAACGTGATTAATGCGCCTGCCGGTCTGGTCTCAATGATCGACCTGCCTCTGCCACCGGCAATTCTCGGCGATATTCGTCAACTGATTAAGCGCTAG
- a CDS encoding type II toxin-antitoxin system Phd/YefM family antitoxin, producing MISLKPRKYKEGTVVTATELKQNFGKYLDFVEAQNDVVISKNGHKVARLTPYVTDIEQYFTIREKALDYQYGGKKVSYQEFMEIYEKSTLRMEFINGEIYLLGSPSIGHQEILGRLYLQFHESFKGNKCRVFFAPFDVHFHKIDFKEPDVMQPDILVACDLEGNISEKDRYMGTPTLVVEILSDSTRTKDMVDKLSTYMLSGVEEYWLFDPKQESVMIYSFAKHEIDSCKAYERGDTAQSKVFAGLQVDVESLFTNLL from the coding sequence GTGATTTCTTTGAAACCCCGCAAGTACAAAGAAGGTACGGTAGTAACGGCCACTGAGTTGAAGCAGAATTTCGGCAAATACCTGGATTTTGTCGAGGCGCAAAATGATGTGGTAATCAGCAAAAACGGACATAAGGTTGCCCGGCTCACCCCTTATGTAACGGATATCGAGCAATACTTCACCATCCGGGAAAAGGCGTTGGATTACCAGTACGGCGGCAAGAAGGTGTCGTATCAAGAATTCATGGAAATCTACGAGAAGAGCACGCTGCGGATGGAGTTTATTAACGGCGAGATTTATCTCCTGGGCTCACCCAGCATCGGTCACCAGGAGATTCTGGGTCGTCTGTATTTGCAGTTCCATGAATCCTTTAAGGGCAACAAATGCCGGGTGTTTTTTGCTCCCTTCGACGTACATTTTCACAAGATAGACTTTAAGGAACCGGATGTAATGCAGCCGGATATCCTGGTCGCCTGCGACCTGGAAGGCAATATTAGCGAAAAAGACCGGTATATGGGGACCCCGACGTTGGTGGTTGAAATTCTCTCCGACAGCACCCGCACCAAGGATATGGTCGACAAGCTCAGCACCTATATGCTCTCCGGTGTTGAGGAATACTGGCTATTTGACCCCAAGCAGGAGAGCGTGATGATTTACTCCTTTGCCAAGCACGAGATTGACAGCTGCAAGGCATATGAACGGGGCGATACTGCTCAGTCGAAAGTGTTTGCTGGGTTGCAGGTCGACGTTGAAAGCCTGTTCACCAACCTGCTCTAG